From Roseburia hominis, the proteins below share one genomic window:
- a CDS encoding IS1182 family transposase: protein MLKDHSQLKLSLSPYQGIYDAIIPANHLLRRIKENIDFSFVNPMLRKQYCENFGRPAKEPEMMFKLLFLKKLYDLSDETLISSAQTDMAYKFFLDLEPEEKMIDPSLLTKFRKTRITEDILEEMLKETIQQALDKGLIKSGTIIVDSTHTTASVRAKSPTQILRDMSKQLRKEIYKNAFELSERFPEKPSLEAGLDEEIAYTKELLQVLEEGIETCGNQKIQKISKEMKELLENEQIREIRSKDDKDARFGHKTATSTFYGYKNHLAMTEGRLIAGISVTDGGAPDGQELPKLIEKAQKNGIKVTEVIGDMAYVSDDNLEVCGKEIALIARTNTAVAAAANGNLAEGFCFNKDAGLLQCPAGELSMRVEKRAAKNGNTYLRYIFSKVKCRKCPQRENCRVGKSNSKERSYSITQASAKNMERLKFEESEYFQERMKIRHRIEEKNGELKEAHGLRRADSRGLFAMHVQMYFTAFTANVKRIVRLQELAMA, encoded by the coding sequence ATGTTGAAAGACCATTCACAGTTGAAACTTTCATTATCACCCTATCAGGGGATTTATGATGCAATCATTCCAGCAAATCATCTTTTGCGTAGAATTAAAGAAAATATAGATTTTAGTTTTGTAAATCCAATGCTCCGTAAACAGTATTGTGAAAATTTCGGGCGGCCGGCGAAAGAACCGGAGATGATGTTTAAACTGCTTTTTCTGAAAAAGCTGTACGATCTGTCCGATGAAACCCTGATCAGCAGTGCTCAGACAGACATGGCATATAAATTTTTTCTGGATCTGGAACCAGAAGAAAAAATGATAGATCCCAGTCTTCTGACGAAATTCAGAAAGACCCGCATCACGGAAGATATTCTGGAGGAAATGCTGAAAGAAACAATCCAGCAGGCTCTGGACAAAGGTCTAATCAAATCGGGAACGATTATCGTGGATTCTACCCACACAACTGCATCCGTCCGAGCGAAATCCCCCACACAAATCCTGAGGGATATGAGTAAACAACTTCGGAAAGAGATTTATAAAAATGCTTTTGAATTATCAGAGAGATTTCCAGAGAAACCATCTTTGGAAGCAGGATTGGACGAAGAGATCGCCTATACGAAGGAACTGCTCCAGGTTCTGGAGGAAGGGATAGAAACCTGTGGAAATCAAAAGATACAGAAAATCTCTAAAGAGATGAAAGAACTGCTTGAGAACGAACAGATCAGAGAGATCCGTTCCAAAGATGATAAAGATGCACGGTTTGGGCACAAAACGGCGACCAGTACGTTTTATGGGTATAAGAATCATCTCGCAATGACAGAAGGCCGTCTGATTGCTGGGATAAGTGTAACAGATGGAGGAGCACCGGATGGTCAGGAATTGCCGAAACTGATAGAAAAAGCACAGAAAAATGGAATAAAAGTAACAGAAGTTATCGGAGATATGGCATATGTCAGTGATGATAATCTGGAAGTATGCGGAAAAGAGATTGCACTGATTGCCCGAACGAATACAGCTGTAGCGGCGGCTGCAAACGGAAACCTTGCGGAGGGGTTCTGTTTCAATAAAGATGCAGGGTTGCTGCAATGTCCTGCCGGAGAGCTTTCCATGCGAGTGGAAAAGAGAGCTGCCAAAAACGGGAACACCTATTTAAGATATATATTTAGCAAAGTTAAGTGCCGGAAATGCCCGCAAAGAGAAAACTGCCGTGTAGGAAAATCAAACTCAAAAGAACGGAGTTACAGTATCACGCAGGCAAGCGCGAAAAACATGGAAAGGCTTAAATTTGAAGAAAGTGAATACTTCCAAGAGAGAATGAAAATCCGGCATAGGATAGAAGAAAAGAATGGAGAATTAAAAGAAGCCCACGGTTTGCGCAGAGCAGATTCAAGAGGGTTATTTGCTATGCATGTTCAAATGTATTTTACCGCATTTACAGCAAATGTAAAAAGGATAGTAAGATTACAGGAATTGGCTATGGCTTAA
- a CDS encoding MATE family efflux transporter, whose translation MKQNQRKSAFRTGKELVLFSVPLILSGILQQLYNWADAFIVGHSAGEEALAAVGATSTITNLFILVITGFTLGLSIYAAYKNGENEQEEVRRILSSFLLLGVIFLVLSIAGIGLADFILTAMNTSKDMFTPASYYLRVILLGIPILVVYNIYSALLRALNNSKAPFYSVLLSSVLNVVLDIIFVSILPFGVIGAAAATILSQIAMTVFIVFYSIKKYPVLRFTLKEKLIHWETVLNGAKMGCPPAIQSSINALGNIALQSFMNGFGTHTVAAVTTAYRIDSIILLPITNLSSGISTKVANSMGRNDQKEANNYLYTGFLMMIVFSVLLTVLMPICGSSLVAFFGVGPEATEIGRQFFINIAKFYLFFGMTSALRGYTEGIGKVFVSSMIGILALASRISLSYLLAPSLGNMSIAYSEGLQFILMFTLYMTYFFYIQKKLKGDRYCF comes from the coding sequence ATGAAACAAAATCAACGGAAATCAGCTTTCAGAACGGGAAAAGAATTGGTCCTTTTCAGTGTGCCACTGATTTTGAGTGGAATATTGCAACAACTTTATAATTGGGCAGATGCTTTCATTGTCGGACATTCAGCAGGGGAAGAAGCATTAGCGGCAGTTGGCGCGACATCTACAATCACTAATCTATTCATACTTGTTATAACAGGATTTACACTCGGCTTGTCCATATATGCCGCATATAAAAACGGTGAAAACGAGCAGGAAGAGGTTCGCCGCATTCTTTCTTCTTTTCTTCTTTTAGGTGTGATATTCCTTGTATTGTCCATTGCAGGAATCGGACTTGCCGATTTTATTCTTACGGCCATGAATACCTCAAAAGATATGTTTACTCCGGCAAGCTACTATTTGCGTGTTATCTTATTAGGTATTCCGATTCTTGTGGTTTACAATATTTATTCTGCACTCCTCAGAGCGCTGAATAATAGCAAGGCACCATTCTATTCCGTCTTGCTGTCTTCCGTTTTAAATGTAGTTTTGGACATTATATTTGTAAGCATTTTGCCTTTTGGTGTAATTGGAGCTGCGGCAGCAACCATCCTGTCCCAAATTGCTATGACTGTCTTTATTGTTTTTTATTCCATCAAAAAATATCCTGTGTTAAGATTTACACTCAAAGAAAAGCTAATCCACTGGGAGACAGTGCTAAACGGCGCAAAAATGGGTTGCCCTCCAGCAATCCAATCCTCCATAAATGCCCTCGGCAATATTGCTTTGCAAAGTTTTATGAACGGCTTTGGCACACATACCGTGGCCGCCGTCACAACTGCGTATCGAATTGACAGTATCATATTGCTTCCGATCACCAATCTAAGTTCGGGCATTTCTACAAAAGTTGCAAACAGTATGGGACGGAATGATCAAAAAGAAGCAAACAACTATCTATATACCGGATTTTTAATGATGATAGTCTTTTCAGTTCTGTTGACGGTACTAATGCCAATATGCGGCAGTTCACTGGTTGCATTTTTCGGAGTTGGCCCGGAAGCTACGGAGATCGGCAGACAGTTTTTTATAAATATAGCGAAGTTTTATTTATTCTTTGGCATGACATCTGCGTTGCGGGGATATACTGAAGGAATTGGCAAAGTCTTTGTGTCAAGTATGATTGGGATATTGGCGTTGGCTTCCCGTATCTCTCTTTCCTATCTCCTTGCCCCATCCCTTGGAAATATGTCCATTGCATATTCCGAGGGACTACAGTTTATATTGATGTTCACCCTTTACATGACCTATTTCTTTTACATTCAAAAGAAACTGAAAGGGGACAGATATTGTTTTTGA
- a CDS encoding response regulator transcription factor, giving the protein MLQILVVEDDRPISKLICLNLKKTGYACTTAFDGMSAADLLEKNRYDLILLDVMLPLVDGFELMDYIRPLEIPVIFITAKDSVKDRVRGLRLGADDYIVKPFEMIELLARIDTVLRRYHKTDVIVRIGGLEIDTRSRQVWRDGLEIKLTKTEYGLLLLFARNPRRALSRETIYEQVWGGEFPFGSKVVDLQVQRLRKKVGWDSMLKSVNRVGYRLEATV; this is encoded by the coding sequence TTGCTGCAGATTTTAGTGGTAGAAGACGACAGACCGATTTCCAAATTAATTTGCCTCAATCTAAAGAAAACAGGATACGCCTGCACCACTGCCTTTGACGGCATGAGCGCTGCCGATCTTCTGGAAAAGAACCGGTACGATCTGATCCTGCTGGACGTAATGCTTCCCTTAGTCGATGGATTTGAATTGATGGATTATATCCGCCCTTTGGAAATACCTGTCATTTTCATCACCGCAAAGGATTCCGTAAAGGACCGGGTCCGGGGGCTGCGTCTGGGGGCGGACGACTATATTGTGAAGCCCTTTGAAATGATCGAACTGCTGGCAAGAATCGACACGGTCCTGCGCCGTTATCATAAAACAGATGTAATCGTCCGAATCGGCGGACTTGAAATCGACACACGCTCCAGACAGGTATGGCGGGATGGTCTGGAAATCAAACTGACGAAAACGGAATACGGCTTGCTGCTTTTGTTTGCACGAAATCCCCGGCGCGCCCTTTCCCGGGAAACAATCTATGAACAGGTGTGGGGCGGCGAATTTCCTTTCGGGAGCAAAGTCGTAGATTTACAGGTACAGCGGCTGAGAAAGAAAGTGGGCTGGGATTCGATGCTTAAGTCCGTCAACCGTGTAGGGTACCGCCTTGAGGCCACAGTATGA
- a CDS encoding HAMP domain-containing sensor histidine kinase: MKVRMKITLCVLGLLSLLLGIGSSFLISLSFQDTLAREKDTAFGSYKMILETLQLVGEFNPSHDYDTVDQVIRQLDQQTSRNWLALSLSSESGYAYESDQAGHYFTEMNVHRTFTQACLATKTAGTTDSGTVTFRYETDPTGNRYLLLAGTFPAVGDTLTLRMAYDISPVYRMRQVQQQIYLRLFLVMLLIGSVLSYAMSRLITAPLEKLSTASRAIASGDYSSRVGLYATDEIGTVAADFDTMAEQMEQYILKLQESLLRQERFMGSFAHELKTPMTSIIGYAELLREEILSQEERVEAADYIVSEGKRLERLSRKLLSLFGLKQEAPSFSAANPAAIVHATVEQLGPLYETLNIRLVCKCQGGVCYLETSLVRSLLLNLLDNARKSMDSGGTILIHQEMLADGCRIRILDEGRGVPSEALPHLTEAFYRVDKARSRQQGGVGLGLALCKEIVELHHGTIRIRNRKKRGTSVTVELRGGRPCTK; encoded by the coding sequence ATGAAAGTTCGAATGAAAATTACCCTTTGTGTATTGGGACTGCTCTCCCTGCTATTGGGAATCGGCAGCAGTTTCCTGATTTCTTTATCCTTTCAGGATACCCTGGCGAGAGAAAAAGATACTGCCTTTGGCTCCTACAAAATGATTTTGGAAACGCTTCAGCTCGTAGGGGAATTCAATCCTTCTCACGACTACGATACCGTGGATCAGGTAATAAGGCAGCTTGATCAGCAGACCTCGCGTAACTGGCTGGCGCTTTCCCTGTCCTCAGAGAGCGGTTACGCCTATGAATCCGATCAGGCCGGGCATTATTTCACCGAGATGAACGTCCACCGGACGTTCACTCAGGCATGCTTGGCAACTAAAACAGCCGGCACTACCGATTCTGGAACCGTCACTTTTCGATATGAAACAGACCCCACCGGAAACCGGTATCTGCTTCTTGCCGGCACCTTCCCTGCGGTGGGCGACACCCTGACCCTTCGCATGGCCTATGATATTTCCCCGGTCTATCGTATGCGGCAGGTGCAACAGCAAATCTATCTGCGCCTGTTCCTGGTCATGCTCCTTATCGGCAGTGTGCTTTCCTACGCCATGTCCAGACTCATTACCGCTCCCCTCGAAAAGCTCTCCACCGCTTCCCGGGCCATCGCGTCCGGTGATTATTCCAGCCGCGTGGGCCTTTATGCCACAGATGAGATTGGAACGGTCGCCGCAGATTTTGACACGATGGCCGAGCAAATGGAGCAGTATATCCTGAAACTCCAGGAATCCCTCCTTCGGCAGGAACGTTTTATGGGCAGCTTTGCCCATGAACTGAAAACCCCTATGACCTCCATCATAGGCTACGCCGAACTGCTCCGGGAAGAAATATTATCACAGGAAGAACGTGTGGAGGCGGCAGACTACATCGTTTCCGAGGGAAAACGTCTGGAACGGCTTTCCCGGAAACTTTTATCTCTGTTCGGCCTGAAACAGGAAGCCCCCTCTTTCTCTGCTGCCAATCCCGCCGCCATCGTCCATGCAACAGTAGAACAGCTTGGGCCGCTCTATGAAACTTTGAATATCCGCCTTGTCTGCAAATGCCAGGGCGGCGTCTGCTATCTGGAAACTTCCCTGGTTCGTTCCCTGCTGCTCAATCTTCTTGATAACGCAAGGAAATCCATGGATAGCGGCGGCACAATTCTGATTCATCAGGAAATGCTGGCAGACGGATGCCGCATCCGCATTCTGGACGAAGGACGGGGCGTTCCCTCTGAGGCCCTGCCCCATTTGACCGAAGCCTTCTACCGGGTAGATAAAGCACGTTCAAGACAGCAGGGCGGCGTCGGGCTCGGACTGGCCTTATGTAAGGAAATCGTGGAACTACACCACGGAACAATTCGCATAAGAAACCGCAAAAAACGAGGAACCAGCGTTACCGTAGAGTTGAGAGGAGGAAGACCATGCACAAAATAA
- a CDS encoding M15 family metallopeptidase, protein MYREIQKKYGQKNRRKDLWILKMCLLIIFCFVCVYLALPYVQKAGIFRKFPSSKSANTKTANNKATNNNSTNSNAANTENGLSSADSQDSEDDWKLLLVNPWNALPENYSVNLTRLQNGHSVDERCYPALQDMMDACRAAGYNPLICSSYRTWDYQENLYNKEVNAQIALGYSKEEAKEVAATMVAIPGYSEHQLGLAVDIVDRDYQLLDKAQENTAVQKWLMEHCWEYGFILRYPNDKSELTGVIYEPWHYRYVGKKAAKEIMKAGICLEEYLGQ, encoded by the coding sequence ATGTACAGAGAAATTCAAAAGAAATACGGACAGAAAAATCGAAGAAAGGATCTATGGATACTTAAAATGTGTCTTTTGATTATTTTTTGTTTCGTATGTGTGTATCTTGCGCTCCCCTACGTTCAAAAAGCCGGCATTTTCCGCAAATTCCCAAGTAGTAAATCCGCAAATACCAAAACCGCTAACAACAAAGCCACAAACAATAATAGCACAAATAGTAATGCCGCCAATACCGAAAACGGACTGAGCTCCGCTGACAGCCAAGACTCAGAAGATGACTGGAAACTGCTCCTTGTAAACCCCTGGAACGCCCTTCCGGAGAATTATTCGGTGAATTTGACCCGGCTTCAGAACGGCCATTCTGTAGACGAGCGCTGCTATCCGGCTCTGCAGGATATGATGGACGCCTGCCGGGCAGCGGGATATAACCCCCTCATCTGCTCCTCCTACCGTACCTGGGATTATCAGGAAAATTTGTACAATAAGGAAGTCAATGCACAGATTGCACTGGGGTATTCCAAAGAAGAAGCCAAAGAAGTCGCGGCAACGATGGTGGCGATTCCCGGGTACAGTGAACACCAGCTCGGTCTGGCTGTCGACATCGTCGATAGAGACTATCAGCTCCTTGATAAAGCGCAGGAAAATACGGCCGTCCAGAAATGGCTGATGGAGCACTGCTGGGAATATGGTTTTATCCTTCGCTACCCAAACGACAAAAGCGAACTTACCGGCGTCATTTATGAGCCATGGCATTACCGGTATGTCGGCAAAAAGGCAGCGAAGGAAATCATGAAGGCCGGAATTTGCCTGGAGGAATATTTGGGGCAGTAG
- the queA gene encoding tRNA preQ1(34) S-adenosylmethionine ribosyltransferase-isomerase QueA, with translation MKKEDFYFDLPEELIAQDPLEDRSGSRLLVLDKETGETSHHIFRDIAEYLEPGDCLVINDTKVIPARLIGEKEGTGAKVEVLLLKRKEHDIWETLVKPGRKMRPGARLIFGGGILKAEVLEVVEEGNRLIQFSYEGIFEEILDRLGQMPLPPYITHQLEDKNRYQTVYARHLGSAAAPTAGLHFTPELLKEIEEKGVDIAHVTLHVGLGTFRPVKVENILEHHMHSEFYRIEAEEAQKINRAKDSGHRVICVGTTSCRTVESAADENGRLRECSGWTEIFIYPGYRFKVLDCLITNFHLPESTLIMLVSALAGREHVLAAYEEAIKERYRFFSFGDAMFIK, from the coding sequence TTGAAAAAAGAGGATTTTTATTTTGATCTCCCTGAAGAACTGATTGCCCAGGATCCGCTTGAGGATCGTTCCGGCTCCCGGCTTTTGGTGCTGGATAAAGAAACAGGAGAGACTTCGCATCACATTTTCCGGGATATTGCAGAGTATCTGGAGCCGGGTGACTGTCTGGTGATTAATGACACCAAGGTCATTCCGGCAAGACTGATCGGAGAAAAAGAAGGAACCGGCGCCAAAGTGGAGGTCCTTCTTCTGAAACGGAAGGAGCACGATATCTGGGAGACCCTTGTAAAACCCGGGAGGAAGATGAGACCGGGGGCGAGGCTTATTTTTGGCGGAGGAATTCTGAAAGCAGAGGTTCTGGAGGTCGTGGAGGAGGGAAACAGGCTGATTCAGTTTTCCTATGAAGGAATTTTTGAGGAAATATTGGATCGGCTGGGGCAGATGCCCCTCCCACCTTATATCACGCACCAGCTCGAGGATAAGAACCGCTATCAGACCGTGTACGCCAGGCATTTGGGCAGTGCGGCGGCGCCCACGGCGGGACTTCATTTTACGCCGGAGCTGCTAAAAGAGATTGAAGAAAAGGGCGTGGATATCGCCCACGTTACCCTGCACGTAGGCCTGGGGACTTTCCGTCCGGTCAAGGTGGAAAATATTCTGGAACACCATATGCATTCGGAATTCTACCGGATCGAGGCAGAGGAAGCGCAGAAGATCAATCGGGCCAAGGACAGCGGACACAGGGTCATCTGCGTGGGAACGACAAGCTGCCGCACAGTGGAGTCGGCCGCCGATGAAAATGGAAGATTAAGAGAGTGCAGCGGCTGGACCGAGATCTTCATTTACCCGGGGTATAGGTTCAAAGTATTGGACTGCCTGATCACGAATTTCCATTTGCCGGAATCCACACTGATCATGCTAGTTTCGGCCCTCGCAGGCCGGGAGCATGTGCTGGCGGCGTATGAAGAAGCGATTAAAGAGCGGTATCGGTTCTTTAGCTTTGGGGATGCGATGTTTATAAAATAA
- the pheT gene encoding phenylalanine--tRNA ligase subunit beta: MNTSLSWVKAYVPELDVTAQEYTDAMTLSGTKVEGYEKLDADLDKIVIGQIEKIEKHPDADKLIICQVNVGNETVQIVTGAPNVKEGDKIPVVLDGGRVAGGHEPGQRVAGGIKIKKGKLRGVESCGMMCSIEELGSDRNMYPEAPEYGIYIFGEDAVVGESAIKALGLDDVVFEYEITSNRVDCFSVIGIAREAAATFRKKFYPPVVTPTGNDEDVNDYIKVRVDNTDLCPRYCARVVKNIKIGPSPKWMQERLRSVGIRPINNLVDITNYVMEEYGQPMHAYDLDTIAGHQIIVRTAEKGEKFVTLDGQEREMDDTVLMICDGEKAVGIAGIMGGENSMITDNVQTMLFEAACFDGTNIRKSSKKVGLRTDASGKFEKGLDPNNAKDAIDRACQLVEEMGAGEVVGGMVDVYGKKKEPVRVPFDAEQINVLLGTDIPEEEMLGYFEKLGLGYDAETKEVIAPTFRHDLFRLADLAEEVARFYGYDNIPTTLPKGEATTGKLSFKLRVEETARNIAEFCGFSQGMTYSFESPKVFDKLLLDTDDKARETVQIMNPLGEDYSIMRTISLNGMLTSLATNYNRRNKNVRLYELGNIYLPKSLPLTELPEERMQFTLGMYGDGDFFTMKGVVEEFFEKVGLLKKETYDPNAGKNFLHPGRQANIIYDGKVVGYLGEIHPEVADTYGIGERAYVAVIDMPEIVELATYDRKYQGIAKYPAVNRDISMVVPKEILVGQIEEVIEKKGGAYLEHYKLFDLYEGAQIKAGFKSVAYSITFRAKDKTLEEADVSAAMKKILKALEEMGIELRQ, translated from the coding sequence ATGAATACATCATTATCATGGGTTAAAGCATATGTTCCAGAGCTTGACGTTACCGCTCAGGAGTACACGGATGCGATGACGCTTTCCGGTACCAAGGTAGAAGGCTACGAGAAATTGGATGCAGATTTAGATAAAATCGTAATTGGACAGATTGAGAAAATAGAGAAACACCCGGACGCGGACAAACTGATCATTTGCCAGGTAAACGTGGGAAATGAGACCGTACAGATCGTTACCGGTGCCCCGAATGTCAAAGAAGGGGACAAGATTCCGGTCGTTCTCGACGGCGGACGCGTGGCAGGAGGTCACGAGCCGGGGCAGAGAGTTGCTGGCGGCATTAAGATCAAAAAAGGAAAACTCCGCGGGGTTGAAAGCTGCGGAATGATGTGCTCCATCGAGGAATTGGGATCTGACAGAAACATGTATCCGGAAGCTCCGGAATATGGAATCTACATCTTCGGAGAAGACGCAGTAGTAGGCGAGAGCGCAATCAAAGCTCTGGGACTTGACGATGTAGTATTTGAATATGAGATTACCTCAAACCGTGTAGACTGTTTTAGTGTGATTGGAATCGCAAGGGAAGCGGCGGCGACCTTCCGCAAGAAATTCTATCCGCCAGTGGTGACGCCTACCGGAAATGACGAAGACGTAAATGATTATATCAAAGTAAGAGTAGATAATACAGACCTTTGCCCGCGCTACTGCGCAAGAGTGGTTAAGAATATTAAAATCGGACCTTCACCGAAATGGATGCAGGAGAGACTGCGTTCCGTGGGAATCCGTCCAATCAACAACCTGGTCGACATCACCAACTACGTGATGGAAGAGTACGGTCAGCCGATGCATGCGTATGATCTGGATACCATCGCGGGACATCAGATTATTGTGCGCACAGCAGAAAAAGGCGAGAAATTCGTGACTTTGGACGGGCAGGAACGTGAGATGGACGACACGGTCCTGATGATCTGCGACGGCGAAAAAGCAGTCGGAATCGCGGGAATCATGGGCGGCGAGAATTCCATGATTACAGATAATGTACAGACGATGCTCTTTGAGGCTGCCTGCTTTGACGGAACAAATATCCGTAAATCCAGCAAGAAGGTAGGTCTGCGTACAGACGCTTCCGGCAAATTCGAGAAGGGACTTGACCCGAACAATGCGAAGGACGCCATCGACCGTGCGTGCCAGCTTGTAGAAGAGATGGGCGCCGGAGAAGTTGTCGGCGGTATGGTCGACGTTTACGGCAAGAAGAAAGAGCCGGTAAGAGTACCATTTGACGCAGAGCAGATCAACGTTCTTCTGGGAACCGATATCCCGGAGGAAGAGATGCTTGGATATTTTGAGAAACTTGGTCTGGGATATGACGCAGAGACAAAAGAAGTAATCGCGCCGACCTTCCGTCACGACCTGTTCCGTCTGGCCGATCTGGCGGAGGAAGTGGCAAGATTCTATGGCTATGACAACATTCCGACTACACTCCCGAAGGGGGAAGCTACCACAGGTAAGCTGTCCTTCAAGCTGAGAGTGGAGGAGACGGCGAGAAATATCGCGGAATTCTGCGGTTTCAGCCAGGGAATGACCTATTCCTTTGAAAGTCCGAAGGTATTTGATAAATTACTTCTCGATACGGACGATAAAGCACGCGAAACCGTTCAGATCATGAATCCGCTTGGGGAAGATTACAGTATCATGAGAACCATTTCCCTGAACGGAATGCTGACGTCTCTTGCGACAAATTACAACCGTAGAAATAAGAATGTACGCTTATACGAGCTGGGAAATATTTACCTGCCGAAGAGCCTACCGCTTACCGAACTTCCGGAAGAGAGAATGCAGTTCACACTGGGAATGTACGGAGACGGCGATTTCTTCACCATGAAAGGCGTAGTAGAAGAATTCTTTGAGAAGGTAGGACTTCTGAAAAAAGAGACCTACGATCCGAATGCGGGAAAGAATTTCCTTCACCCGGGCCGTCAGGCAAACATCATTTACGATGGAAAAGTGGTTGGCTATCTGGGCGAGATTCACCCGGAGGTGGCAGACACTTACGGAATCGGCGAGAGAGCTTATGTGGCAGTGATCGACATGCCGGAGATCGTAGAGCTTGCAACTTACGACAGAAAATATCAGGGAATTGCCAAATACCCGGCAGTGAACCGCGATATCAGTATGGTAGTGCCGAAAGAAATTCTCGTAGGCCAGATCGAAGAGGTGATCGAGAAGAAGGGCGGCGCTTATCTGGAGCATTATAAGCTGTTCGACCTTTATGAAGGAGCACAGATCAAGGCAGGCTTCAAGTCTGTTGCATACTCCATCACCTTCCGTGCGAAGGATAAGACACTGGAAGAGGCCGACGTCTCTGCCGCAATGAAGAAGATTCTGAAAGCGCTCGAAGAGATGGGTATTGAGCTGAGACAGTAA
- the pheS gene encoding phenylalanine--tRNA ligase subunit alpha → MKERLESIKQEALRQIEASDVPEKLNEVRVKFLGKKGELTAVLKGMKDVAPEERPKVGQLVNETRAAIEEILEDTKKKMEAAIRAEKLKQEVIDVTLPSKKNTVGHRHPNTIALEEVERIFIGMGYEVVEGPEVEYDLYNFEKLNIPADHPAKDEQDTFYINKDIVLRTQTSPVQARVMEQGKLPIRMIAPGRVFRSDEVDATHSPSFHQIEGLVIDKNISFADLKGTLEVFAKELFGPDTKTKFRPHHFPFTEPSAEVDVSCFKCGGKGCRFCKGSGWIEILGCGMVHPHVLEMCGIDPEEYTGFAFGVGLERIALLKYEIDDMRLLYENDIRFLKQF, encoded by the coding sequence ATGAAAGAGAGACTTGAGAGCATCAAACAAGAAGCGTTAAGACAGATCGAGGCTTCTGATGTCCCGGAAAAATTGAATGAGGTGCGGGTGAAGTTCCTTGGTAAAAAAGGAGAACTGACCGCAGTATTAAAAGGTATGAAGGATGTAGCGCCGGAGGAGCGCCCGAAGGTAGGTCAGCTGGTAAATGAGACCAGAGCTGCCATTGAGGAAATCCTTGAAGATACCAAAAAGAAGATGGAAGCAGCTATCCGCGCAGAAAAGCTGAAACAGGAAGTGATTGATGTGACCCTTCCTTCCAAAAAGAACACCGTGGGACATCGTCACCCGAATACGATCGCGCTGGAAGAAGTAGAGCGTATTTTCATCGGCATGGGATATGAAGTTGTAGAAGGCCCGGAGGTGGAGTATGATCTGTATAACTTTGAGAAGCTGAATATTCCTGCAGACCATCCGGCAAAAGACGAGCAGGATACCTTCTATATCAACAAGGATATCGTACTTCGTACCCAGACCTCTCCGGTGCAGGCACGTGTGATGGAGCAGGGAAAACTGCCGATCCGTATGATCGCACCGGGACGTGTATTCCGCTCTGACGAAGTGGACGCAACACATTCACCGTCCTTCCATCAGATTGAAGGTCTGGTAATTGATAAAAATATTTCGTTTGCAGACCTCAAGGGAACACTGGAAGTATTCGCAAAGGAATTATTCGGACCGGATACCAAGACTAAGTTCCGTCCGCACCATTTCCCGTTCACCGAGCCAAGCGCGGAGGTAGACGTATCCTGCTTCAAGTGCGGCGGAAAAGGCTGCCGTTTCTGTAAAGGCTCCGGCTGGATCGAGATCCTTGGCTGCGGCATGGTACATCCCCACGTACTCGAAATGTGCGGCATCGATCCCGAAGAATACACCGGCTTCGCATTCGGCGTAGGCCTCGAGCGAATCGCACTTCTGAAATACGAAATTGATGATATGAGACTGTTATACGAGAACGACATAAGGTTTTTGAAACAGTTTTAG